In a genomic window of Candidatus Rokuibacteriota bacterium:
- a CDS encoding acyl-CoA dehydrogenase family protein yields the protein MDFDLSEEHRGVRAMAREFARKRIAPAARELERAEAFPRELVREMGELGMFGAAFPPAYGGTGLGYLAHMLIAEEVSAAHAALGTLFNMQGMTVPHTILLAGTEAQKERYIPRLIAGEWLGCYGLTEPNAGTDTAAMQTTARRDGTDYVLNGTKCWITQAPVFDAGVVFAKTDPSQRHTGTSAFIVERRSAGLATRETRHKFGYRASPTGELVFEECRVPAANLLGAEGGGFKVMARGIQYGRVCVAARSVGIAQAALDEMVRYANEREQFGRRIGEFQMVQDPIATTAVAVRTARLLTWEAAWRLDQGRPASLEASMAKYHAGEVAFRAAESAVRILGAYSYTDEYPVSRYLADSIVGLVGEGTNNIQKVIVAEDALGWKPANRR from the coding sequence ATGGACTTCGACCTGAGCGAGGAGCACCGCGGGGTCCGGGCGATGGCGCGGGAGTTCGCCCGGAAGCGCATCGCCCCCGCGGCGCGCGAGCTCGAGCGGGCCGAGGCCTTCCCGCGAGAGCTCGTGCGCGAGATGGGCGAGCTCGGGATGTTCGGCGCGGCCTTCCCGCCCGCCTACGGGGGCACGGGGCTCGGCTACCTGGCCCACATGCTGATCGCCGAGGAGGTCTCCGCCGCCCACGCCGCGCTCGGCACCCTCTTCAACATGCAGGGGATGACCGTGCCGCACACGATCCTGCTCGCCGGCACCGAGGCGCAGAAAGAGCGCTACATCCCGCGCCTCATCGCCGGCGAGTGGCTTGGCTGCTACGGCCTGACCGAGCCCAACGCCGGCACCGACACCGCCGCCATGCAGACGACCGCCCGGCGCGACGGGACGGACTACGTGCTGAACGGGACGAAGTGCTGGATCACCCAGGCGCCCGTCTTCGACGCCGGGGTCGTCTTCGCGAAGACCGACCCGAGTCAGCGCCACACCGGCACCTCGGCCTTCATCGTCGAGCGGCGCTCCGCCGGTCTCGCGACGCGCGAGACCCGGCACAAGTTCGGCTACCGCGCCTCGCCGACGGGCGAGCTGGTCTTCGAGGAGTGCCGGGTCCCCGCCGCGAACCTACTGGGCGCCGAGGGGGGCGGCTTCAAGGTGATGGCCCGCGGCATCCAGTACGGCCGCGTCTGCGTGGCGGCGCGGTCGGTCGGGATCGCCCAGGCGGCGCTCGACGAGATGGTCCGCTACGCGAACGAGCGCGAGCAGTTCGGGCGGCGGATCGGCGAGTTCCAGATGGTCCAGGACCCGATCGCCACGACGGCGGTGGCGGTCAGGACGGCCCGGCTGCTCACCTGGGAGGCCGCCTGGCGCCTGGACCAGGGGCGCCCGGCCTCGCTGGAGGCCTCGATGGCGAAGTACCATGCCGGCGAGGTCGCCTTCCGCGCGGCCGAGTCGGCGGTGCGGATCCTGGGCGCGTACAGCTACACCGACGAGTATCCGGTGAGCCGGTACCTGGCCGACTCGATCGTCGGCCTCGTCGGCGAGGGGACCAACAACATCCAGAAGGTGATCGTCGCCGAGGACGCCCTCGGCTGGAAGCCCGCGAACCGCCGGTGA
- a CDS encoding acetate--CoA ligase family protein — protein sequence MAETGAGGGAVRARGMEALLRARSVAILGASGDPRKVSGRPQKYLLRHAYRGAIYPVNPTATEVQGLPAYPSLAAIPGPVELAVVCVPAAKVPDAMTACGARGVPAAVILTAGFAETGADGARIQDEVALIARAHGIAVCGPNSVGIVNVWERLAASFSAALEQDLVPGPIAFVSQSGAMGTTIFNRMQDEGLGFSYFVSSGNEAVVESLDYMEALLPDERTRVIGGYIEGFRDGRKLFGVADLAHRLGKPIVLLKAGRTESGTRAALSHTASVTGSHRVYEAALRQAGVIAVHDIEELVDACRLLSRGRTFPGRRIGVLTGSGGAGVLAADHLGQAGLDVPSFSAATREALTAALPPFAACNNPVDVTAQIFAEPQLLEAAYAILTDEEVVDGLALVLTMAPAETARRLAEDVVRFTREGKKPLAVCWLAGSLVENGRTVLREAGVPLYASLPALASGLRVMVEAGRPAAVPTGPAAQRPPLPPPLRAALARGGLLPYARARELLACFGIPGPREAIVKTARAARRAALDLGGPVALKLLSAALTHKTDAGAVRLGLAPGAAVEKAARELLALGAGLPPGSVEGLLVQEMVEGGVEALVGAALDPQFGPVVTFGLGGVFVEVLRDVVHRLPPLGAAEAEAMTREIAGARILDGLRGQPPRDRAALVGALLGLSALLQEAGGLVAELDANPLLLLPEGRGVTAVDVRVVGHGPSA from the coding sequence TTGGCTGAGACGGGGGCCGGTGGCGGCGCGGTCCGGGCCCGCGGCATGGAGGCGCTCCTCCGCGCCCGCTCGGTCGCCATCCTCGGGGCCTCCGGCGACCCGCGCAAGGTGAGCGGTCGGCCGCAGAAGTACCTCCTCCGCCACGCCTACCGGGGCGCCATCTACCCGGTGAATCCCACCGCGACCGAGGTCCAGGGCCTTCCGGCCTACCCGTCGCTCGCGGCCATCCCCGGGCCCGTCGAGCTGGCCGTCGTCTGCGTGCCGGCGGCCAAGGTCCCCGACGCCATGACGGCCTGTGGCGCGCGCGGCGTGCCCGCCGCGGTGATCCTCACCGCGGGCTTCGCCGAGACCGGCGCGGACGGCGCCCGGATCCAGGACGAGGTGGCGCTGATCGCCCGCGCGCACGGCATCGCGGTGTGCGGGCCGAACTCGGTCGGCATCGTCAACGTCTGGGAGCGGCTCGCCGCGTCCTTCTCGGCCGCCCTCGAGCAGGACCTGGTGCCGGGGCCCATCGCCTTCGTGAGCCAGAGCGGCGCCATGGGGACGACGATCTTCAACCGGATGCAGGACGAGGGGCTGGGCTTCAGCTACTTCGTTTCCAGCGGCAACGAGGCGGTCGTCGAGTCGCTCGACTACATGGAGGCGCTCCTCCCCGACGAGCGGACCCGGGTGATCGGCGGCTACATCGAGGGCTTCCGCGACGGCCGGAAGCTCTTCGGCGTCGCCGACCTCGCCCACCGGCTCGGCAAGCCGATCGTCCTGCTCAAGGCCGGCCGGACGGAGTCGGGGACGCGCGCCGCGCTCTCGCACACGGCCTCGGTCACGGGGTCGCACCGCGTCTACGAGGCGGCGCTGCGCCAGGCCGGGGTCATCGCCGTCCACGACATCGAGGAGCTGGTCGATGCCTGCCGGCTCCTGAGCCGCGGCCGCACCTTCCCGGGCCGGCGGATCGGCGTCCTCACCGGCTCTGGCGGCGCGGGCGTCCTCGCCGCCGACCACCTCGGCCAGGCCGGCCTCGACGTCCCCTCGTTCTCGGCCGCCACGCGGGAGGCGCTCACGGCGGCGCTGCCGCCCTTCGCCGCCTGCAACAACCCGGTCGACGTCACCGCGCAGATCTTCGCCGAGCCCCAGCTGCTCGAGGCCGCCTACGCCATCCTCACCGACGAGGAGGTCGTGGACGGCCTCGCCCTCGTCCTGACCATGGCGCCCGCCGAGACGGCCCGCCGGCTGGCCGAGGACGTCGTGCGCTTCACTCGCGAGGGCAAGAAGCCGCTGGCCGTGTGCTGGCTGGCCGGCTCGCTGGTCGAGAACGGCCGTACCGTGCTGCGGGAGGCGGGCGTCCCGCTCTACGCCTCGCTGCCGGCCCTCGCCTCGGGGCTCCGCGTCATGGTGGAGGCGGGCCGGCCGGCGGCCGTCCCGACCGGGCCCGCCGCCCAGCGCCCGCCGCTGCCGCCGCCGCTCCGCGCCGCGCTCGCCAGGGGCGGCCTCCTGCCCTACGCCCGGGCGCGGGAGCTCCTCGCGTGCTTCGGCATCCCGGGCCCGCGGGAGGCGATCGTCAAGACGGCCCGCGCCGCGCGCCGGGCCGCCCTCGACCTCGGCGGCCCCGTCGCCCTGAAGCTCCTCTCCGCCGCCCTCACCCACAAGACCGACGCCGGGGCGGTCCGCCTCGGCCTGGCGCCGGGGGCCGCCGTGGAGAAGGCCGCGCGCGAGCTCCTTGCCCTCGGTGCCGGCCTGCCGCCGGGGAGCGTGGAGGGGCTGCTGGTCCAGGAGATGGTCGAGGGCGGGGTCGAGGCCCTCGTGGGGGCCGCCCTCGACCCCCAGTTCGGGCCCGTCGTGACCTTCGGGCTGGGCGGCGTCTTCGTCGAAGTCCTGCGCGACGTGGTGCACCGCCTGCCACCGCTCGGGGCCGCCGAGGCCGAGGCGATGACGCGGGAGATCGCCGGCGCGCGCATCCTCGACGGCCTCCGCGGTCAGCCGCCCCGCGATCGCGCCGCCCTCGTCGGCGCGCTGCTCGGCCTGTCAGCGCTCCTGCAGGAGGCCGGCGGCCTCGTGGCCGAGCTCGATGCCAACCCGCTCCTCCTCCTGCCGGAGGGGCGCGGCGTGACGGCGGTGGATGTCCGCGTCGTCGGCCACGGCCCCTCAGCGTGA
- a CDS encoding thiolase family protein codes for MADDVVILGGARTPIGKFGGGLRAHGAVELGGLAIREAVTRTGVPADAVDLCVMGHARQAGNGPNPGRLMALAGGLPESVPVSTMQQACISGLLAVTHARYALREGDGGVAVAGGSENMSSIPYLSFETRWGARMGHGSLVDAMFKDGFIDPITGKHMGELCDAVGKRYGLTRTEQDEWACLSQARAALARKNGHIDGMLVPVPGKGANAAPLTEDEHARADTTLDKLARLPPAFGKDGVISAGNASGITDGACALVLATAGRARELGLRPRARILGAATAAMAPADFPIAPVASTGRLLDLGLDRERVNVWGGAIALGHPIGMSGARIVLYLVHALEATGGRYGLATLCGNGGHGASMVIERLG; via the coding sequence ATGGCAGACGACGTGGTCATCCTGGGCGGTGCCCGGACACCCATCGGCAAGTTCGGCGGCGGCCTGCGCGCGCACGGCGCGGTGGAGCTGGGCGGTCTGGCGATCCGCGAGGCCGTCACGCGCACCGGCGTGCCGGCGGACGCGGTCGACCTGTGCGTGATGGGGCATGCCCGGCAGGCGGGCAACGGCCCGAACCCCGGGCGGCTCATGGCTCTCGCCGGCGGCCTGCCGGAGTCGGTGCCGGTCAGCACGATGCAGCAGGCATGCATCTCGGGGCTCCTGGCCGTCACGCACGCCCGCTACGCCCTGCGCGAGGGCGACGGGGGGGTGGCGGTCGCCGGCGGCAGCGAGAACATGAGCAGCATCCCGTACCTCTCCTTCGAGACGCGGTGGGGAGCACGGATGGGTCACGGCAGCCTGGTCGACGCCATGTTCAAGGACGGGTTCATCGACCCGATCACCGGCAAGCACATGGGCGAGCTGTGCGACGCCGTGGGCAAGCGCTACGGCCTCACCCGGACCGAGCAGGACGAGTGGGCGTGCCTGAGCCAGGCGCGGGCGGCGCTGGCCCGGAAGAACGGCCACATCGACGGGATGCTGGTCCCGGTGCCGGGCAAGGGGGCGAATGCGGCTCCCCTCACCGAGGACGAGCACGCGCGGGCCGACACGACGCTGGACAAGCTCGCCAGGCTGCCGCCCGCCTTCGGCAAGGACGGGGTCATCAGCGCCGGCAATGCCTCGGGGATCACCGACGGCGCCTGCGCGCTCGTCCTCGCCACCGCCGGGCGGGCCCGCGAGCTCGGCCTCCGGCCGCGCGCGCGGATCCTCGGCGCGGCGACCGCGGCGATGGCGCCCGCCGACTTCCCGATCGCGCCGGTGGCCTCCACGGGCAGGCTCCTCGACCTCGGCCTCGACCGGGAGCGGGTCAACGTCTGGGGGGGCGCGATCGCCCTCGGCCACCCCATCGGGATGTCGGGCGCGCGGATCGTTCTCTACCTGGTCCACGCGCTGGAGGCCACGGGCGGCCGCTACGGCCTGGCCACACTCTGCGGCAACGGCGGCCACGGCGCCAGCATGGTCATCGAGCGCCTTGGCTGA
- a CDS encoding enoyl-CoA hydratase/isomerase family protein, producing MSSEPPVRYELSGSTAWITVDRAAALNALDRATVRGLAEAVERAAGDAAVRAVVLTGAGDRAFIAGADIQELQVRTLATESRPDGGGRRALAARLEGLDKPTVAAINGVALGGGLELAMACTLRVASERARLGLPEIKLGIIPGNGGTQRLARFVGWGRAMEMVLTGEPIDAPTALAWGLVNRVAGHERLRAEAQALADTLAQRPPLALRAAKEAVLASRELGVEAGGDLERMLFAMCCGTADKAEGVRAFLEKRAARFTGE from the coding sequence ATGAGCAGTGAGCCGCCGGTCCGCTACGAGCTGAGCGGGTCGACGGCCTGGATCACCGTCGACCGGGCGGCGGCGCTCAACGCGCTCGACCGGGCGACGGTCCGTGGGCTGGCGGAGGCCGTCGAGCGGGCGGCCGGGGACGCGGCCGTGCGCGCCGTCGTCCTCACGGGCGCCGGCGACCGCGCCTTCATCGCCGGGGCCGACATCCAGGAGCTCCAGGTGCGGACGCTCGCGACGGAGTCACGGCCCGACGGCGGCGGCCGCCGCGCGCTCGCGGCGCGGCTCGAGGGCCTGGACAAGCCGACGGTCGCCGCCATCAACGGCGTCGCCCTGGGCGGCGGGCTCGAGCTCGCCATGGCGTGCACGCTCAGGGTCGCCTCGGAGCGTGCCCGCCTCGGCCTGCCCGAGATCAAGCTCGGGATCATCCCCGGCAACGGCGGCACGCAACGCCTCGCCCGATTCGTGGGGTGGGGCCGGGCGATGGAGATGGTGCTGACCGGCGAGCCGATCGACGCCCCGACGGCGCTCGCGTGGGGCCTCGTCAACCGCGTGGCCGGCCACGAGCGGCTCCGGGCGGAGGCGCAGGCGCTCGCCGACACGCTCGCGCAGCGCCCGCCGCTCGCCCTCCGTGCGGCCAAGGAGGCGGTGCTGGCGAGCCGGGAGCTCGGCGTCGAGGCCGGGGGCGACCTCGAGCGCATGCTGTTCGCGATGTGCTGCGGGACGGCCGACAAGGCGGAGGGCGTCCGCGCGTTCCTCGAGAAGCGAGCCGCCCGGTTCACGGGCGAGTAG